One region of Myxococcus fulvus genomic DNA includes:
- a CDS encoding styrene monooxygenase/indole monooxygenase family protein has protein sequence MASIGIVGAGTAGLHLGLKLLSQGIAVSIYAEQEPDALRSGRLMNTVTHHAPTRTREREMWVDFWGAPELAMNRCAIHVHGPELISLRGRVGEPSLCVDYRLYQPRLAEAFVERGGHLEVRPVDARELEALSSRHTLMVVATGRNGLNALFPRMPELSPHTKPPRVLFAAILKGLRMPEPLGMHVNLVPGQGEVFESQMITRQGRLPSTLIEAIPGTELAALISRKRDEDPAAFDAGLLDIFRRHAPATYERIDPTEFGVRGPLDFLQGGFAPTVRRAWARLGEGRYVMAVGDTHVTNDPIAGQGANAASASAFTLAVAIHDTLLSERPFDETFCRDTEARMWAAVAPATTWTNALLEPPPPHVIDLLVAGSRDSRVADAIVSAFMIPERILGACASPEATAEFVMNASRPGAEVLAATGALGWDTGTRIRPLAG, from the coding sequence ATGGCGAGCATCGGTATCGTCGGCGCCGGCACTGCCGGTCTGCACCTGGGTCTGAAGCTTCTCTCGCAGGGCATCGCGGTCAGCATCTACGCGGAGCAGGAGCCGGATGCGCTGCGCTCGGGTCGCCTGATGAACACGGTGACGCACCACGCGCCCACGCGGACGCGCGAGCGGGAGATGTGGGTGGACTTCTGGGGCGCGCCGGAGCTGGCGATGAACCGCTGCGCCATCCACGTCCACGGGCCGGAGCTGATCAGCCTGAGGGGACGGGTGGGCGAGCCCAGCCTGTGCGTGGACTACCGGCTGTACCAGCCGCGCCTGGCCGAGGCCTTCGTGGAGCGCGGGGGCCATCTGGAGGTCCGCCCGGTGGACGCCAGGGAGCTGGAGGCGCTGTCGAGCCGTCACACGCTGATGGTGGTGGCCACCGGCCGCAACGGCCTCAACGCGCTGTTCCCGCGCATGCCGGAGCTGTCCCCGCACACGAAGCCTCCGCGGGTGTTGTTCGCGGCCATCCTCAAGGGCCTGCGCATGCCGGAGCCCCTGGGCATGCACGTCAACCTGGTGCCCGGCCAGGGCGAGGTCTTCGAGTCGCAGATGATCACCCGCCAGGGCCGCCTGCCCAGCACGCTCATCGAGGCGATCCCCGGCACGGAGCTGGCGGCGCTCATCTCGCGCAAGCGGGACGAGGACCCGGCCGCGTTCGACGCGGGCCTGTTGGACATCTTCCGCCGCCACGCGCCCGCGACGTACGAGCGCATCGACCCGACGGAGTTCGGCGTGCGTGGGCCCCTGGACTTCCTGCAGGGCGGCTTCGCGCCGACGGTGCGCCGCGCGTGGGCGCGGCTGGGCGAGGGCCGCTATGTGATGGCGGTGGGCGACACGCACGTGACGAACGACCCCATCGCGGGCCAGGGCGCCAACGCGGCGTCCGCGTCCGCCTTCACGCTGGCGGTGGCCATCCACGACACGCTGCTGTCGGAGCGCCCCTTCGACGAGACGTTCTGCCGCGACACCGAGGCCCGGATGTGGGCCGCCGTGGCGCCGGCCACCACGTGGACCAACGCGCTGCTCGAGCCGCCTCCTCCGCACGTCATCGACCTGCTGGTGGCGGGCAGCCGCGACAGCCGGGTGGCGGACGCCATCGTCAGCGCGTTCATGATTCCCGAGCGCATCCTGGGCGCGTGCGCATCTCCCGAGGCCACCGCGGAGTTCGTGATGAACGCGAGCCGTCCGGGCGCCGAGGTGCTGGCGGCCACGGGCGCGCTGGGTTGGGACACCGGCACGCGCATCCGGCCGCTCGCGGGCTGA
- a CDS encoding DUF4105 domain-containing protein yields the protein MRFSSGAFNVITALVVLGGTGWAALALALTGAGPEGPHWGRALGALVVAGLAAFVWKKGSRLGAVGVVVAASAGLHFWAFSHAPSNQREWAPDLVRMARADVEGSRVTIHDVRDFRYRSTTDWDASWYTATYDAKELTGAWFIVEPFSGFYGAAHTMVSFGFSDGRYVVFSVEVRREKGETFSAVGGLFRQFELIYVVGDERDLVQLRSNHRRDDVYLYPVNASKERISDFFLDMVARMNALHEHPEFYNSVYNNCTTNLVRHFEKVSALKVPYDHRTLLPAFSDELAYELDLIDRDAPLADVRARHLINARALEASGQADFSQRIREGAARATTSSP from the coding sequence TCGCGCTGACGGGGGCTGGCCCGGAGGGGCCGCACTGGGGGCGGGCCCTGGGCGCGCTGGTGGTGGCGGGGCTGGCCGCCTTCGTCTGGAAGAAGGGCTCCCGGCTGGGCGCGGTGGGCGTGGTGGTGGCGGCGAGCGCGGGCCTGCACTTCTGGGCCTTCTCCCACGCGCCGTCCAACCAGCGGGAGTGGGCGCCGGACCTGGTGCGGATGGCCCGGGCGGACGTGGAGGGCTCCCGCGTGACGATTCACGACGTGCGTGACTTCCGCTACCGCAGCACGACGGACTGGGATGCCTCCTGGTACACGGCCACCTACGACGCGAAGGAGCTGACGGGGGCCTGGTTCATCGTCGAGCCGTTCTCCGGCTTCTACGGCGCCGCGCACACCATGGTGAGCTTCGGCTTCTCGGACGGGCGCTACGTCGTCTTCTCCGTGGAGGTTCGCCGCGAGAAGGGCGAGACGTTCTCCGCCGTGGGCGGGCTGTTCCGCCAGTTCGAGCTGATCTACGTGGTGGGTGACGAAAGGGATTTGGTCCAGCTGCGCTCCAACCACCGCCGGGACGACGTGTACCTCTACCCGGTGAACGCGTCGAAGGAGCGCATCTCCGACTTCTTCCTGGACATGGTGGCGCGGATGAACGCGCTGCACGAGCACCCGGAGTTCTACAACTCCGTCTACAACAACTGCACCACCAACCTGGTGCGTCACTTCGAGAAGGTGAGCGCGCTGAAGGTGCCGTACGACCACCGCACGCTCCTGCCGGCCTTCTCCGACGAGCTCGCGTACGAGCTGGACCTCATCGACCGCGACGCGCCCCTGGCCGACGTGCGCGCCCGCCACCTCATCAACGCGCGCGCGCTGGAGGCCTCGGGGCAGGCCGACTTCTCCCAGCGCATCCGCGAGGGCGCGGCCCGCGCGACGACCTCAAGCCCCTGA
- a CDS encoding ketopantoate reductase family protein, whose translation MRFAIVGSGGVGGYYGARLVRAGHEVGFLARGAHLAALRQKGLTILSPEGDFTVPARAEEDAALLGPVDVVILGVKNYDVASVLPQVKTLLAASKAPALGGATAVVVTLQNGVDSPSEVAAAVGEAAVIGGTTYISTAISEPGVIKQTGTQHRIVLGEAFGDTSRVSRRVQAVRDVLAQAGLNAEAVADVRAPLWEKLAFLAPMAGFCTAARTPVGPLREGPFFREMFREAAAEVLRVAAAEGVTTTTRADDVMNYMDGVPAEVRPSMMVDFDAGKPMEVEYLQGTVARRGHALGVPTPVMSTLYSVLLPHAKGTRRS comes from the coding sequence ATGCGATTCGCCATCGTCGGTTCGGGAGGAGTGGGCGGCTACTACGGCGCGCGGTTGGTGCGCGCGGGCCACGAGGTGGGCTTCCTCGCGCGAGGGGCGCACCTGGCCGCCCTGCGGCAGAAGGGCCTCACCATCCTCAGCCCCGAGGGGGACTTCACCGTCCCCGCGCGCGCCGAGGAGGACGCCGCCCTGCTGGGCCCCGTGGACGTGGTCATCCTGGGCGTGAAGAACTACGACGTCGCCAGCGTGCTGCCCCAGGTGAAGACGCTGCTGGCCGCCTCCAAGGCGCCGGCGCTGGGCGGCGCCACCGCGGTGGTGGTCACGCTGCAGAACGGCGTGGACAGTCCGTCCGAGGTCGCCGCGGCCGTGGGCGAGGCGGCGGTCATCGGCGGCACCACGTACATCTCCACCGCCATCAGCGAGCCGGGCGTCATCAAGCAGACGGGCACGCAGCACCGCATCGTGCTGGGTGAGGCCTTCGGCGATACCTCGCGCGTCTCGCGGCGGGTGCAGGCCGTGCGGGACGTGCTCGCGCAGGCGGGGCTCAACGCGGAGGCGGTGGCGGACGTCCGCGCACCGCTCTGGGAGAAGCTCGCCTTCCTGGCCCCCATGGCGGGCTTCTGTACCGCCGCGAGGACCCCGGTGGGGCCGCTGCGGGAAGGCCCCTTCTTCCGGGAGATGTTCCGCGAGGCGGCGGCCGAGGTGCTTCGGGTCGCCGCCGCCGAGGGCGTCACCACCACCACGCGGGCGGACGACGTGATGAACTACATGGACGGCGTCCCCGCGGAGGTACGCCCCTCGATGATGGTGGACTTCGACGCGGGCAAGCCGATGGAGGTCGAGTACCTGCAAGGCACGGTGGCGCGGCGCGGCCACGCGCTCGGCGTCCCCACGCCCGTGATGAGCACGCTGTACTCCGTGCTGCTGCCGCACGCGAAGGGCACCCGCCGGAGCTGA